One Balneola sp. DNA window includes the following coding sequences:
- a CDS encoding gaf sensor protein translates to MSTAQLTAYDQLLAAAEGILERDVTRNEKLFAICELLADEINTFNWVGFYLPDPDGKEELVLGPFVGPSTDHTRIPYGRGICGQVALNHETFVSQDVHSEDNYLACSVDVKSEIVVPIMKGDEFVGQMDIDSNTKNSITKEQRELLEEICALLTDEF, encoded by the coding sequence ATGAGCACAGCACAACTTACTGCGTACGACCAACTGCTCGCCGCAGCCGAAGGCATTTTAGAAAGAGATGTTACCCGTAATGAAAAGCTTTTTGCAATCTGTGAACTCCTCGCAGATGAAATCAACACCTTTAATTGGGTTGGCTTTTACCTGCCAGACCCTGATGGAAAAGAAGAGCTTGTGCTTGGACCATTTGTGGGGCCTTCAACAGATCACACCCGCATTCCTTATGGCAGAGGCATTTGTGGACAGGTTGCATTGAACCATGAGACTTTTGTATCACAAGATGTTCACAGTGAGGATAATTACCTTGCTTGCAGCGTTGATGTTAAGTCTGAGATCGTAGTCCCCATTATGAAAGGAGATGAATTTGTTGGACAAATGGATATCGACTCCAACACGAAAAACTCTATCACCAAAGAGCAGCGAGAACTTTTGGAAGAAATTTGCGCCCTCCTTACTGACGAATTTTAA
- a CDS encoding hydroxypyruvate isomerase: MKISRKNALKGMAGLTFAGTFGLPSIAAAKKRSSYKQAYKHSVCRWPYSGKSLEELCEVAVDIGIESIELLNPDQYETVQKYGLTCAMANSVPLSLTDGFNDPSIHEKLKKEYFELFPKVADAGLEKVICFSGNRKGLDDEQGLENCAVGLEPVVKKAQEYGLTLCMELLNSKVDHKDYQCDHTEWGVKLAEKLGLDNFRLLYDIYHMQIMEGDVIRTIRDNAEYIAHYHTGGVPGRNEIDETQELNYRAIMEAIAETGFDGYVAQEFIPANEDVFKSLKEGVEICSL, encoded by the coding sequence ATGAAGATATCTCGAAAAAATGCTCTAAAAGGAATGGCTGGGCTAACTTTTGCGGGCACATTTGGGTTGCCTTCAATAGCTGCGGCAAAAAAAAGATCTTCTTATAAACAGGCGTACAAACATTCTGTGTGCAGATGGCCATATAGTGGGAAGAGTTTGGAAGAGCTTTGTGAAGTTGCGGTAGATATAGGAATTGAGTCGATCGAATTGTTAAACCCAGATCAATATGAGACGGTTCAGAAATATGGGTTAACATGTGCAATGGCGAATAGTGTGCCGCTGAGTTTAACGGATGGATTTAATGACCCTTCAATTCATGAAAAGCTTAAAAAAGAGTACTTCGAGTTATTTCCGAAAGTAGCAGATGCAGGATTAGAGAAAGTGATTTGTTTTTCCGGAAACCGAAAAGGTCTTGATGATGAACAAGGGCTTGAAAACTGCGCTGTGGGTTTAGAGCCGGTCGTAAAAAAGGCTCAAGAATATGGGCTGACACTCTGTATGGAACTCTTGAATTCCAAAGTAGACCACAAAGATTATCAATGTGACCACACTGAGTGGGGAGTGAAGTTGGCAGAAAAACTAGGGCTTGATAATTTTAGGCTTCTCTATGATATCTACCACATGCAAATAATGGAAGGAGATGTAATCCGGACGATCAGGGATAATGCAGAGTACATTGCCCATTATCATACAGGAGGAGTTCCGGGAAGGAATGAAATAGATGAAACCCAGGAACTGAACTACAGAGCGATAATGGAAGCCATTGCTGAAACAGGTTTTGATGGATATGTAGCCCAGGAATTTATACCAGCAAATGAAGATGTATTCAAGTCTTTAAAAGAGGGAGTAGAAATATGTAGTCTTTAG
- a CDS encoding GMC family oxidoreductase: MNLNLKSKKENTYDAIVVGSGISGGWAAKELTEKGLNTLMLERGRQVEHIKDYPTHSTPPWELKYNNRVPREEMKHYEKQKRPGYNIRQSTKHWWVKDTEHPYTEEKRFDWIRGYHVGGRSIMWGRQSYRLSEMDFEANLKDGIGVDWPIRYADIAPWYDHVERHIGVSGRNEGLPQLPDGQFLPPMEFNCVEKELKKRIESKFNDRMMTIGRTANLSTSHKGRAGCQYRNMCMQGCPYSAYFSTQSSTLPPAMATGKLTLRPDSVVTEVLYDPETQKATGVRILDTETREYKEYYSKIVFLNASTVGSTWILLNSKEHFANGMGNASGELGRNMMDHHLNVGAAGTVEGFEDIYYHGKRPNGIYIPRFRNITEKHPDFIRGYGYQGGASRNGWKKTVAELSIGEDLKNEVNEPGPWEFGMGGFGEWLPYHDNKMYLTNKVVDKFGLPTVVFDVAAFENEYKMRDDMADSAAEILEAAGLKNVRKWKDDPNPGLGIHEMGTARMGRDPKTSVLNKWNQVHEVKNVFVTDGACMTSAGCQNPSLTYMALTARAADHAVEELKKGNL; the protein is encoded by the coding sequence ATGAATCTGAATCTCAAGTCTAAAAAAGAAAACACCTACGACGCTATTGTTGTAGGAAGCGGAATAAGTGGCGGATGGGCTGCTAAAGAACTCACAGAAAAAGGCCTTAACACCCTGATGCTTGAGCGGGGCAGGCAGGTTGAACACATAAAAGATTACCCTACCCACTCAACACCGCCTTGGGAATTGAAGTACAACAATCGGGTTCCTCGAGAAGAGATGAAGCACTACGAGAAACAAAAACGTCCCGGTTATAATATCAGACAGTCTACTAAACACTGGTGGGTTAAAGATACGGAACACCCTTACACGGAAGAGAAGCGGTTTGACTGGATTCGAGGATACCATGTTGGCGGACGTTCCATTATGTGGGGGCGTCAGTCTTATCGGCTTAGTGAAATGGATTTTGAGGCAAACCTCAAAGATGGAATTGGTGTAGACTGGCCAATCCGGTATGCAGATATTGCACCGTGGTACGATCATGTAGAACGCCATATCGGAGTGAGCGGACGTAACGAAGGTCTTCCTCAACTTCCTGACGGTCAATTTCTTCCCCCCATGGAGTTCAACTGTGTAGAGAAAGAGTTAAAAAAGCGGATTGAGTCCAAGTTTAATGACCGAATGATGACTATTGGCAGAACGGCTAATCTCTCTACTTCTCATAAAGGGCGGGCCGGATGTCAATATCGCAATATGTGTATGCAGGGATGCCCTTACAGCGCCTATTTCAGCACTCAGTCTTCTACACTGCCCCCTGCAATGGCAACAGGAAAACTAACTTTGCGCCCGGATTCTGTTGTAACAGAAGTCCTTTACGATCCGGAAACGCAAAAAGCTACTGGCGTTAGAATACTTGATACAGAAACCCGGGAGTACAAAGAGTATTACTCTAAAATCGTCTTCCTTAATGCTTCTACTGTAGGCAGTACCTGGATTCTTTTAAACTCAAAAGAACACTTCGCGAACGGCATGGGAAATGCCTCTGGTGAATTAGGCCGCAATATGATGGACCATCACCTGAATGTTGGAGCCGCTGGCACGGTCGAAGGATTTGAAGATATTTATTATCACGGCAAGCGCCCTAATGGAATTTATATTCCAAGATTTAGAAACATTACTGAAAAACATCCTGACTTCATCCGGGGATATGGGTATCAGGGTGGAGCAAGCCGAAATGGCTGGAAAAAAACCGTAGCTGAACTGAGTATTGGTGAAGACTTAAAGAATGAGGTTAATGAGCCCGGCCCATGGGAATTTGGCATGGGAGGCTTTGGTGAGTGGCTTCCTTATCATGATAATAAGATGTATCTCACAAACAAGGTTGTTGACAAATTTGGGCTTCCAACAGTGGTATTTGATGTCGCCGCTTTCGAAAATGAATATAAGATGCGGGATGATATGGCCGACTCGGCTGCAGAAATCCTTGAAGCCGCGGGTTTAAAAAACGTTCGCAAATGGAAAGACGACCCTAACCCCGGGTTAGGAATTCATGAGATGGGAACCGCACGAATGGGAAGAGATCCAAAAACATCCGTTTTAAATAAATGGAATCAGGTTCATGAGGTTAAAAATGTATTTGTTACTGACGGAGCCTGCATGACTTCTGCAGGATGCCAAAATCCATCACTTACCTACATGGCGCTAACAGCCAGAGCAGCCGACCATGCTGTTGAAGAACTTAAAAAAGGAAACTTGTAA
- a CDS encoding excinuclease ABC subunit A, translated as MSTTKTATKEAKEQEEERPIIIKGARTHNLKEIDVEIPRNKLTVVTGVSGSGKSSLAFDTIYAEGQRRYVESLSSYARQFLERMDKPDVDFMQGISPAMAIQQKTTSSNPRSTVGTTTEIYDYVRLLFARIGKTISPVSGERVKKDSPRTAIKKLFESQKEGERFYVVHPIPKHDKKKLDEELKVLKEKGLTRLLKVDDESMIDLTTDEVNIKKFKADKHRVLIDRLVLKDDESTRTRIADSLETAFQEGQGRCSIKMKDGEELSFSERFEMDGIEFTEPTPQMFSFNNPFGACDNCEGIGKVSGIDEDLVIPEYQKTIRNGTIAPFDSQKFSMHLRDLIKVCAREKYSIDTAYADLPKEVKDVIWKGKDEYIGIWKFFDQIKNQSYKVHMRVLYSRYRGYSRCPECEGYRVRKDALYVKVGDLHVGEVSELTIGHARKYFEDLELTEFEEGVAGQILYEIRKRLKYLDEVGLDYLTLDRLANTLSGGESQRISLANALGSSLIGSLYVLDEPTIGLHPRDNDRLIKILESLRDIGNTVLVVEHDPEMIKAADNIIDIGPFAGTHGGEVVFQGPVEKLLKADTLTGKFLSGRKEIPVPKKRRKGSGKVISLEGASEHNLKMVDVDFPLGMMTVVTGVSGSGKSTLVHDTLYAGIQKHIGSYNDKVGRFSDLSGMAAVHGVEMVDQSPIGRSSRSNPATYTKAFDGIRDLFSNTKQAKIMGYTPGHFSFNVPGGRCENCQGEGVQRIEMQFMADIELTCEVCNGTRFRKDVLNVKYRGKNIHNVLEMPVSEAIEFFVDENTIINKLQPLEDVGLGYLQLGQSATTLSGGEAQRVKLAKFLSKTSTDHTLYFFDEPTTGLHFEDVAKLLDSFNELVQLGHSVIIIEHNLDIIKCADWVIDIGPEGGFGGGQIVAEGTPEDIMEQEGSYTGKFLKDYLEGA; from the coding sequence ATGTCCACGACAAAAACGGCAACAAAAGAAGCGAAGGAACAGGAAGAAGAACGCCCGATAATTATAAAGGGGGCCAGAACTCATAATCTCAAAGAGATTGATGTAGAGATTCCACGCAACAAGCTTACCGTTGTTACCGGAGTGTCCGGTTCAGGAAAATCCAGCCTCGCCTTTGACACTATTTATGCAGAAGGTCAGCGGCGCTACGTAGAAAGTCTGTCTAGTTATGCCCGGCAGTTTTTAGAGCGTATGGATAAGCCGGATGTCGATTTCATGCAGGGAATTTCACCTGCCATGGCCATTCAGCAGAAAACAACTTCATCCAATCCAAGATCTACCGTTGGTACCACTACCGAGATTTATGATTATGTCCGGTTACTGTTTGCCCGAATAGGAAAAACTATTTCGCCCGTTTCCGGCGAGCGAGTAAAAAAGGACTCTCCGAGAACAGCCATCAAAAAGCTATTCGAAAGTCAGAAAGAAGGGGAAAGGTTCTATGTAGTACATCCCATCCCAAAGCACGATAAAAAGAAGCTGGATGAAGAGCTAAAAGTTCTGAAGGAAAAAGGACTGACAAGACTCTTAAAGGTTGATGACGAAAGCATGATTGACCTTACCACAGATGAGGTCAACATCAAAAAATTCAAAGCCGATAAGCATCGCGTGCTTATTGACCGGCTGGTTTTAAAAGATGATGAGAGCACCCGAACCCGAATTGCAGATTCATTGGAGACAGCTTTTCAGGAAGGACAGGGACGCTGTTCCATTAAAATGAAGGATGGAGAAGAGCTTTCGTTCAGCGAACGGTTCGAGATGGACGGGATTGAATTCACAGAGCCTACACCTCAAATGTTTTCGTTCAACAATCCATTTGGAGCTTGCGATAATTGCGAAGGGATCGGTAAGGTGTCAGGGATTGATGAAGATCTTGTTATTCCGGAGTACCAAAAAACAATACGGAACGGTACGATTGCCCCGTTTGATTCCCAGAAGTTCAGCATGCACTTGCGTGACCTGATTAAAGTTTGTGCCCGCGAAAAGTATTCCATCGATACGGCCTACGCCGACCTCCCAAAAGAAGTGAAGGATGTAATCTGGAAAGGGAAGGATGAATATATTGGTATTTGGAAGTTTTTCGATCAGATTAAGAATCAGTCTTATAAAGTTCATATGCGGGTGCTTTATTCGCGCTATCGTGGATATAGTCGCTGCCCGGAATGCGAGGGCTACCGGGTGAGAAAAGATGCCCTGTATGTTAAAGTTGGAGACCTGCATGTTGGCGAAGTTTCTGAGTTAACTATAGGTCATGCCCGGAAGTATTTTGAAGACCTCGAGCTTACCGAGTTTGAAGAGGGCGTGGCAGGACAAATTTTGTATGAAATCAGGAAGCGCCTGAAATATCTGGATGAAGTTGGCCTTGATTACCTCACCTTAGATCGGCTTGCAAATACGTTGAGCGGGGGAGAATCCCAGCGAATCAGCTTGGCGAATGCTCTCGGGAGTTCACTAATTGGAAGTCTGTATGTACTCGATGAGCCCACGATAGGCCTTCATCCCAGAGATAATGATCGTCTGATAAAAATTCTGGAATCACTACGCGATATTGGAAACACTGTGTTAGTTGTAGAACATGATCCGGAAATGATCAAGGCTGCAGATAATATAATCGACATCGGTCCTTTTGCTGGAACCCATGGTGGTGAAGTTGTTTTCCAGGGGCCGGTAGAAAAACTGCTGAAAGCCGATACGCTGACCGGAAAATTCCTGAGTGGGCGAAAAGAAATCCCGGTTCCTAAAAAAAGAAGGAAAGGGAGCGGTAAAGTAATTTCACTGGAAGGCGCTTCGGAACATAACTTGAAAATGGTAGATGTGGACTTCCCTTTAGGAATGATGACCGTGGTTACGGGAGTATCCGGCTCCGGTAAATCAACGCTTGTGCATGATACTTTATATGCGGGCATTCAAAAACATATTGGCTCTTACAATGATAAAGTAGGCCGTTTTTCTGATCTGTCTGGAATGGCGGCTGTTCATGGGGTTGAAATGGTGGATCAAAGTCCGATCGGTCGCTCTTCCCGCTCAAACCCTGCGACCTACACCAAAGCTTTTGACGGTATTCGGGATCTGTTTTCAAATACCAAGCAGGCAAAAATCATGGGATATACTCCGGGGCACTTTTCATTTAACGTACCCGGCGGTAGGTGTGAAAACTGCCAGGGAGAAGGAGTTCAGCGAATTGAAATGCAGTTTATGGCTGACATTGAACTCACCTGTGAAGTTTGTAATGGAACCCGGTTCCGCAAAGACGTACTCAACGTTAAGTATCGCGGAAAAAATATTCACAATGTGTTAGAGATGCCGGTTTCTGAGGCTATCGAGTTTTTTGTGGATGAGAATACCATCATCAATAAGCTGCAGCCACTGGAAGATGTCGGGCTTGGGTATCTGCAACTCGGTCAAAGTGCTACCACGCTTTCAGGTGGAGAGGCTCAGCGAGTAAAACTGGCAAAGTTCTTGTCAAAGACATCAACTGATCACACGCTCTATTTCTTTGATGAGCCAACAACAGGCCTTCACTTTGAAGATGTAGCGAAGCTACTGGATTCTTTCAATGAACTCGTTCAGCTGGGGCACTCTGTTATTATTATTGAGCACAATCTCGATATTATTAAATGTGCGGACTGGGTAATAGATATTGGTCCAGAAGGTGGATTTGGGGGAGGTCAAATTGTGGCTGAGGGAACTCCGGAAGATATCATGGAACAAGAGGGCAGTTATACCGGTAAGTTTTTAAAAGATTATTTGGAAGGAGCATAG
- a CDS encoding proline dehydrogenase: MKLPFILAKRFVAGESFTESIPKAKELNKKDLKLTLDLLGENVDDRQKASDTADAYIRLLDGIKEHGLISSISIKLTMMGLDIDHDFTRENLFKLLDVAQKHDQFVRIDMEGSDNTQITLDIFKEAHEKYGSKHIGTVIQSMLYRSKDDIIELAEMGADIRLVKGAYGESSKIALQNMPAIREAFKESAKVLLEKTAFPRFGTHDDELINWLKEYAAENNLPKDSFEFQMLYGLREETMVELSDEGYSARVYVPFGTDWFPYFTRRLAERKENIWFVLSTMFKK; the protein is encoded by the coding sequence ATGAAATTACCTTTCATTTTAGCGAAACGCTTTGTAGCAGGAGAATCCTTCACGGAGTCCATCCCCAAAGCAAAAGAATTAAATAAAAAAGACCTGAAGCTCACGCTCGACCTCTTGGGCGAGAATGTTGACGACCGCCAAAAAGCTTCTGATACAGCTGATGCCTACATCCGGCTTCTTGACGGAATTAAGGAGCATGGATTAATCAGCAGTATTTCCATCAAGCTAACTATGATGGGTTTAGATATTGACCATGACTTCACCCGAGAAAATTTATTTAAACTACTCGATGTCGCTCAAAAGCATGATCAGTTTGTGCGCATTGATATGGAAGGTTCAGACAATACCCAGATTACCCTCGACATCTTTAAAGAAGCTCATGAAAAGTATGGCAGCAAGCACATCGGGACTGTAATACAGTCTATGCTATACCGAAGTAAAGATGACATTATTGAGCTGGCAGAAATGGGTGCAGACATTCGCCTGGTGAAAGGAGCTTACGGGGAGTCTTCAAAAATTGCCCTCCAGAATATGCCGGCTATCAGGGAGGCTTTTAAAGAGTCCGCTAAAGTTTTACTAGAGAAAACTGCTTTCCCGCGTTTTGGAACACACGATGACGAGCTCATAAACTGGCTTAAAGAGTATGCCGCTGAAAATAATCTTCCTAAAGACAGCTTTGAATTTCAGATGCTCTATGGTCTGCGGGAAGAAACAATGGTCGAGCTTTCTGATGAAGGTTATTCTGCCCGTGTTTATGTTCCCTTTGGCACTGACTGGTTCCCTTATTTTACCCGGCGCCTCGCTGAGCGTAAAGAAAATATATGGTTCGTTTTAAGTACCATGTTTAAGAAGTAA